From the genome of Streptomyces sp. NBC_01317, one region includes:
- a CDS encoding PadR family transcriptional regulator: MVPVGGTRPGVSQLRRGVLQFCVLALLRDREKYAFELVRELCDAHGLVTSEGTIYPLLSRLRKEELVSTSWRESGTGPPRRYYTLTSTGHQALADFAAEWAPFRSAVDQLLETGEKHG; this comes from the coding sequence ATGGTACCTGTCGGCGGGACGCGCCCCGGAGTCAGCCAACTCCGGCGCGGTGTCCTCCAGTTCTGCGTCCTCGCACTGCTCCGCGACCGTGAGAAGTACGCCTTCGAGCTGGTCAGGGAGTTGTGTGACGCCCATGGGCTGGTCACCAGCGAAGGCACGATCTATCCGCTCCTCTCCCGCCTCCGCAAGGAAGAGCTGGTGAGCACCTCCTGGCGCGAGTCCGGGACAGGGCCGCCGCGCCGCTACTACACGCTGACCTCCACCGGCCACCAGGCGCTGGCGGATTTCGCCGCCGAGTGGGCGCCCTTCCGGAGCGCCGTGGACCAACTGCTGGAGACCGGGGAGAAGCACGGATGA
- a CDS encoding HAAS signaling domain-containing protein, whose translation MTSVRNQLIAEYMRRLDTASTFLPEDRRTELRQEIREHIDAAMDEVETLDAEAVRGILARLGPPAEIVAAELGTRTSPIPIPVVEEAGPAPVPAPVPAPVPASVPASVPVPVEETRKAEARRSGRGTLLLGGVAAAVVVVFGAFGVFGTVSQESGPAPSVPSGPTSTPSVPGTPAGADSPPSDFPPPLSPTATRP comes from the coding sequence ATGACGTCGGTACGGAATCAGCTCATCGCGGAGTACATGCGGCGCCTCGACACCGCGTCGACGTTCCTGCCGGAGGACCGGCGCACGGAGCTGAGGCAGGAGATCCGGGAGCACATCGACGCGGCCATGGACGAGGTGGAGACCCTCGACGCGGAGGCGGTACGGGGCATCCTGGCGCGGTTGGGGCCGCCTGCGGAGATCGTCGCGGCGGAGCTGGGGACCAGGACGAGCCCGATCCCGATCCCGGTGGTGGAGGAGGCCGGTCCGGCCCCAGTTCCGGCCCCGGTTCCGGCCCCGGTTCCGGCCTCGGTTCCGGCCTCGGTTCCGGTTCCGGTGGAGGAAACGCGGAAGGCGGAGGCACGGAGATCCGGCCGCGGGACGCTGCTGCTCGGCGGCGTGGCGGCGGCCGTTGTTGTCGTCTTCGGCGCGTTCGGCGTGTTCGGCACGGTCAGCCAGGAGTCCGGCCCCGCCCCGTCGGTCCCGAGCGGCCCGACCTCGACCCCGTCGGTCCCCGGGACGCCCGCCGGGGCCGACTCCCCGCCGTCGGACTTCCCGCCGCCCCTCTCCCCCACCGCGACCCGGCCCTGA
- the leuE gene encoding leucine efflux protein LeuE, producing the protein MLGVTDLPTYLVGLVLIVLLPGPNSLYVLSVAARRGVRVGYRAAMGVWCGDTVLMVLSAAGVASLLQGNPLLFGIVKYAGAGYLAWLAVGMLRAARSLWKSRHERAGEGGADGTSAEGTAPEVVERPYRRALLISLFNPKAILFFISFFVQFVDPHYAHPALSFVLLGVLANVASALYLSALIFGGTRLAAAFRRRKRLSAGATTVAGALFLGFAVKLSVSSV; encoded by the coding sequence ATGTTGGGTGTCACGGATCTGCCGACCTATCTCGTCGGCCTTGTGCTGATCGTCCTGCTGCCAGGACCGAATTCGCTGTACGTCCTCTCCGTCGCGGCCCGGCGCGGGGTCCGCGTCGGGTACCGGGCGGCCATGGGGGTCTGGTGCGGCGACACCGTGCTCATGGTGCTGTCGGCGGCGGGGGTCGCCTCGCTGCTCCAGGGCAACCCGCTGCTCTTCGGGATCGTGAAGTACGCGGGCGCCGGGTATCTGGCGTGGCTGGCGGTCGGGATGCTGCGCGCGGCCCGGTCGCTGTGGAAGAGCCGCCACGAGCGGGCCGGCGAGGGAGGGGCGGACGGGACGAGCGCTGAGGGTACGGCCCCGGAGGTGGTGGAGCGTCCGTACCGCCGGGCCCTGCTGATAAGCCTGTTCAACCCCAAGGCGATCCTCTTCTTCATCTCCTTCTTCGTGCAGTTCGTCGACCCGCACTACGCGCACCCGGCCCTGTCGTTCGTCCTGCTGGGCGTCCTCGCGAATGTCGCCAGCGCGCTCTATCTCTCCGCCCTGATCTTCGGCGGCACGCGGCTCGCCGCCGCCTTCCGCCGCCGCAAGCGCCTCTCGGCGGGCGCGACGACCGTGGCGGGCGCCCTGTTCCTGGGCTTCGCCGTGAAGCTGTCGGTGAGCAGCGTGTAG
- a CDS encoding acyl-CoA mutase large subunit family protein: MAPDPHTPRFTESGLPIHPVYGPAALDGWDPDGKLGAPGSYPFTRGIRPTMYTGRPWTMRQYAGFGTAAESNARYRQLIAHGTTGLSVAFDLPTQMGHDSDAPLASGEVGKVGVAVDSVDDMRVLFDGIPLDQVSTSMTINAPAALLLLMYQLVAAEKGVPGSALTGTIQNDVLKEYIARGTYIFPPEPSLRLVADIFTYCRTEMPRWNTISISGYHMAEAGASPVQEIAFTLADGIAYVRTALAAGMDIDEVAPRLSFFFVSRTTLLEEVAKFRAARRIWARIMRDEFGAKDPKSQMLRFHTQTAGVQLTAQQPEINLVRVTVQGLAAVLGGTQSLHTNSYDEAIGLPTERAARLALRTQQVLAYETDLTATVDPFAGSYAVEAMTDEVEAAAVALMARVEDLGGAVGAVERGFQKAEIERSAYDVARRTESGERVVVGVNRHTLDADEAPYEPLRVDPEIEARQAARLARLRRERDSAAVAVALADLRRAAAGPDNVLYPMKEALKARATVGEVCGVLREVWGTYVPTDAF; this comes from the coding sequence ATGGCACCCGACCCCCACACCCCCCGCTTCACCGAGAGCGGTCTCCCCATCCACCCCGTCTACGGCCCCGCCGCCCTCGACGGCTGGGACCCCGATGGCAAGCTCGGCGCGCCCGGCTCGTACCCCTTCACCCGGGGCATCCGCCCGACGATGTACACCGGCCGCCCCTGGACGATGCGCCAGTACGCCGGGTTCGGCACCGCAGCCGAGTCCAACGCGCGCTACCGGCAGCTCATCGCGCACGGTACGACCGGCCTGTCCGTCGCCTTCGACCTGCCGACCCAGATGGGCCACGACAGCGACGCGCCGCTGGCGAGCGGTGAGGTCGGGAAGGTCGGGGTCGCCGTCGACTCCGTGGACGACATGCGGGTGCTGTTCGACGGCATTCCCCTCGACCAGGTCTCCACCTCGATGACGATCAACGCACCCGCCGCGCTGTTGCTGCTGATGTACCAGCTCGTCGCCGCGGAGAAGGGAGTTCCGGGAAGCGCCCTGACAGGCACGATCCAGAACGACGTGCTGAAGGAATACATCGCCCGCGGCACCTACATCTTTCCGCCGGAACCCTCCCTGCGGCTGGTCGCGGACATCTTCACGTACTGCCGTACGGAAATGCCGCGCTGGAACACCATCTCGATCTCCGGCTACCACATGGCGGAGGCCGGCGCCTCGCCCGTGCAGGAGATCGCGTTCACCCTCGCCGACGGCATCGCGTACGTACGGACCGCTCTCGCCGCCGGGATGGACATCGACGAGGTCGCGCCCCGGCTCTCGTTCTTCTTCGTCTCGCGGACGACGCTGCTCGAAGAGGTCGCCAAGTTCCGGGCCGCCCGGCGGATCTGGGCGCGGATCATGCGTGACGAGTTCGGCGCCAAGGACCCCAAGTCGCAGATGCTCCGCTTCCACACCCAGACGGCAGGGGTCCAACTGACCGCGCAGCAGCCGGAGATCAATCTGGTACGGGTCACCGTCCAGGGCCTGGCGGCGGTCCTCGGCGGCACCCAGTCCCTGCACACGAACTCCTACGACGAGGCCATCGGCCTCCCCACCGAGCGCGCCGCGCGCCTCGCGCTCCGTACCCAGCAGGTGCTGGCGTACGAGACGGACCTCACCGCGACCGTCGATCCCTTCGCCGGCTCGTACGCCGTGGAGGCGATGACGGACGAGGTGGAGGCGGCGGCGGTGGCGCTGATGGCCCGGGTCGAGGACCTGGGCGGGGCGGTCGGGGCCGTCGAACGCGGCTTCCAGAAGGCGGAGATCGAGCGCAGCGCGTACGACGTGGCCCGGCGGACCGAGAGCGGCGAGCGGGTTGTGGTGGGGGTCAACCGCCACACACTGGACGCGGACGAGGCGCCGTACGAACCCCTGCGCGTCGACCCGGAGATCGAGGCCCGGCAGGCGGCGCGGCTGGCGCGGCTGCGCCGGGAACGCGACAGCGCGGCCGTGGCGGTGGCGCTCGCGGACCTGCGGCGCGCGGCGGCCGGCCCGGACAACGTGCTGTACCCGATGAAGGAGGCCCTCAAGGCGCGCGCGACGGTGGGTGAGGTGTGCGGGGTGCTGCGGGAGGTGTGGGGGACGTACGTGCCGACCGACGCCTTCTGA
- a CDS encoding L,D-transpeptidase family protein — MLRTSALRRGLATAAVLAVGVGCTVRPSDGRPAGADGKPGSGGTAAVATPGAASGTPSPSAPPRPSKNPAARPTAAPPPSVLPSTSTSTSTSTSTSARTPSSAPPPSPGAAKPRTVMASGAESDQVRELQARLRQIGHFDRTPTGYYGTVTATAVSSFQGKRGLSRTGTTDSVTWQKLLGMTKKPTRDELWPPTERPVAAPDPRCLKGRVLCISKNSRTLSWMVDGTRVSSMDVRFGSEYTPTREGTFTVYWKSRHHVSTLYDTPMPYAMFFSGGQAVHYSADFAARGYSGASHGCVNVRDEPKIAKLFAEVKTGDKVVIYW; from the coding sequence ATGCTCAGGACCTCCGCACTGCGCAGAGGGCTCGCGACGGCGGCCGTGCTGGCCGTGGGTGTCGGCTGTACGGTGCGGCCGAGCGACGGCCGGCCGGCCGGGGCTGACGGCAAGCCGGGGAGCGGCGGCACGGCGGCGGTTGCCACGCCCGGGGCCGCGTCCGGTACGCCGTCGCCCTCCGCGCCGCCGAGGCCGTCGAAGAACCCCGCCGCCCGGCCGACCGCGGCGCCGCCCCCTTCCGTATTGCCTTCCACTTCCACTTCCACTTCCACTTCCACTTCCACTTCCGCCCGCACACCGTCCTCCGCCCCTCCCCCTTCGCCCGGCGCGGCGAAGCCGAGGACGGTGATGGCGAGTGGAGCCGAGAGCGACCAGGTGCGCGAACTCCAGGCGAGGCTGCGGCAGATCGGCCACTTCGACCGCACGCCGACGGGTTACTACGGCACGGTCACCGCCACGGCCGTCTCGTCCTTCCAGGGCAAGCGCGGACTGTCCCGTACGGGCACGACGGACAGCGTCACGTGGCAGAAACTGCTCGGGATGACGAAGAAGCCGACCCGCGACGAACTGTGGCCGCCGACGGAACGGCCGGTAGCGGCGCCCGATCCCCGGTGCCTCAAGGGGCGGGTGCTGTGCATCAGCAAGAACAGCCGCACCCTGTCGTGGATGGTCGACGGCACACGCGTGTCCTCGATGGATGTGCGTTTCGGTTCGGAGTACACGCCCACGCGCGAGGGCACGTTCACGGTGTACTGGAAGTCCCGGCACCACGTCTCGACGCTGTACGACACCCCGATGCCGTACGCGATGTTCTTCAGCGGCGGCCAGGCCGTCCACTACTCGGCGGACTTCGCGGCCAGGGGCTACAGCGGAGCGTCACACGGCTGCGTCAACGTACGGGACGAGCCAAAAATCGCAAAGCTCTTCGCCGAGGTCAAAACAGGCGACAAGGTAGTCATCTACTGGTAG
- a CDS encoding RNA polymerase sigma factor, which produces MLGDDAELTTAVLAAQDGDENAFRTVYRAVHPRLLGYIRTLVGDLDAEDVTSEAWLQIARDLDRFDGDADRFRGWAARIARNRALDHIRMRGRRPAVGGDETELTGQAAESDTADEAMEALSTGRTMALIAQLPQDQAEAVVLRVVVGLDAKSAALTLGKRPGAVRTAAHRGLKRLAELLGAEEADSIDELVGHGRGRGEGSGGGGGSAVSGAVGRRPFESVAENAYPLSGGAADGAIGAATRTTGRGAPGQSAGLGTVPPQRGKRTGAAASAGVTHSRLRTLKDM; this is translated from the coding sequence GTGCTGGGGGACGACGCGGAGCTGACCACCGCGGTGCTCGCGGCACAGGACGGGGACGAGAACGCGTTCCGTACTGTGTACCGCGCCGTGCACCCGCGGTTGCTGGGCTACATACGCACGCTCGTCGGCGATCTCGACGCCGAGGACGTGACCTCCGAGGCCTGGCTCCAGATCGCCCGCGACCTCGACCGATTCGACGGTGACGCCGACCGTTTCCGTGGCTGGGCCGCCAGGATCGCCCGCAACCGCGCCCTCGACCACATCCGGATGCGCGGCCGCCGGCCCGCCGTCGGCGGGGACGAGACGGAGCTGACCGGGCAGGCCGCCGAGTCGGACACCGCGGACGAGGCGATGGAAGCCCTGTCCACCGGGCGGACGATGGCCCTCATCGCCCAGCTTCCCCAGGACCAGGCCGAGGCCGTGGTGTTGCGGGTGGTGGTCGGGCTCGACGCGAAGAGCGCCGCCCTGACCCTCGGCAAGCGGCCCGGAGCCGTACGGACCGCCGCGCACCGCGGGCTCAAGCGGCTCGCCGAGCTGCTGGGCGCCGAGGAGGCCGACAGCATCGACGAGTTGGTGGGACACGGCCGGGGCCGGGGGGAGGGGAGTGGTGGGGGTGGGGGGAGTGCGGTGAGTGGTGCGGTCGGCCGGCGGCCTTTCGAATCCGTCGCAGAAAACGCTTACCCCCTGAGCGGTGGCGCGGCCGACGGCGCGATCGGTGCCGCCACCCGTACGACCGGGCGCGGCGCCCCAGGTCAGAGCGCGGGGCTCGGCACCGTCCCGCCGCAGCGCGGCAAACGGACGGGAGCTGCGGCGTCCGCGGGTGTGACGCATTCGCGCCTGCGGACGCTGAAAGACATGTGA
- a CDS encoding beta-N-acetylhexosaminidase gives MIRIARRRKRRSALVAGVAVSVAAVTVAGCGSGSSGSGSSSGARTPSASAPSPSAASSSSSVERTSASSTPPPCPSRTFALSSAPRVIPSVRTHEAARGPGWRPGAKSGVVIATGRASAGLADEGRLIAQELKIGYRGAVAARSGDVVLAVSGKGAAESYTATVRNNQVRIAGPGQAGVFYGTRTLKQSVRASGAMPEGVVRDRPDRAQRGLNVDIARKFYTVDWIEDRLREMADLKLNQLGLHFSDDQGFRIASTTHPEIVSAQHLTKGQVQRILDLAARLHITVVPEIDNPGHLGAVIAPHPSLQLRNVNGSAPRGAIDIAQTASARIIDDLLREYAGLFKGKIWNLGADEYPALMVSNPQASFPNLAAAARKRFGAKARVQDLTTGWTNDRAAVMAPFKRTLRVWNDGIFSGGVVQADPDLEVQYWTGRETGARPPLDYLNAGRKLVNFNDEYLYYVLGQPNNFIYPTGQRIYEEWTPFVLRGTTAVPARFSKQILGGLLAIWGDFPNAQTQDQVARGIRLPLNAVAQKVWNPVRPKLSWTGFKALAGRVGTG, from the coding sequence ATGATACGGATAGCGCGCAGGAGGAAAAGGCGCAGCGCCCTTGTCGCCGGCGTGGCGGTCTCGGTCGCCGCCGTCACCGTGGCGGGCTGCGGTTCCGGAAGCTCGGGCTCCGGGTCGTCGTCCGGGGCCCGTACGCCGTCGGCGTCGGCGCCCTCCCCGTCCGCCGCCTCCTCTTCCTCCTCCGTGGAACGCACCTCCGCCAGCTCCACGCCCCCGCCCTGCCCCTCCCGTACCTTCGCGCTCTCCTCGGCGCCCCGCGTCATCCCCTCCGTACGGACGCACGAAGCGGCCCGCGGCCCCGGCTGGCGGCCCGGCGCGAAGAGCGGGGTGGTCATCGCCACCGGCCGCGCGAGCGCCGGACTGGCCGACGAGGGCCGCCTGATCGCCCAGGAACTCAAGATCGGCTACCGGGGCGCGGTCGCCGCCCGCTCCGGCGACGTCGTCCTCGCGGTGTCCGGCAAGGGTGCGGCGGAGTCGTACACCGCGACCGTACGGAACAACCAGGTCCGGATCGCCGGCCCCGGCCAGGCCGGCGTCTTCTACGGCACCCGCACCCTCAAGCAGTCGGTCCGCGCGAGCGGCGCGATGCCGGAAGGGGTCGTACGGGACCGGCCCGACCGCGCCCAGCGCGGGCTGAACGTCGACATCGCGCGGAAGTTCTACACCGTGGACTGGATCGAGGACCGGCTGCGCGAGATGGCCGACCTCAAGCTCAACCAGCTGGGCCTGCACTTCTCGGACGACCAGGGCTTCCGGATCGCCTCCACCACGCACCCCGAGATCGTCTCCGCGCAGCACCTGACCAAGGGCCAGGTCCAGCGGATCCTCGACCTCGCGGCCCGGCTGCACATCACCGTCGTCCCGGAGATCGACAACCCGGGCCACCTCGGCGCGGTGATCGCCCCGCATCCCTCGCTCCAGCTGCGCAACGTCAACGGCTCGGCGCCGCGCGGGGCCATCGACATCGCGCAGACCGCGTCCGCGCGGATCATCGACGACCTGCTGCGGGAGTACGCCGGGCTCTTCAAGGGGAAGATCTGGAACCTCGGCGCCGACGAATACCCGGCGCTGATGGTCTCGAACCCCCAGGCGTCGTTCCCGAATCTGGCCGCCGCCGCCCGGAAGCGGTTCGGCGCGAAGGCGCGCGTCCAGGACCTGACCACCGGCTGGACCAACGACCGGGCCGCCGTGATGGCCCCCTTCAAGCGCACCCTGCGGGTGTGGAACGACGGCATCTTCAGCGGCGGAGTCGTCCAGGCGGACCCGGATCTGGAGGTCCAGTACTGGACGGGCCGCGAGACCGGGGCGCGCCCGCCGCTGGACTACCTGAACGCCGGGCGCAAGCTCGTCAACTTCAACGACGAATACCTCTACTACGTGCTGGGCCAGCCGAACAACTTCATCTACCCGACGGGGCAGCGGATCTACGAGGAGTGGACCCCGTTCGTCCTGCGGGGCACGACGGCGGTGCCGGCGCGGTTCTCGAAGCAGATCCTCGGCGGACTGCTCGCGATCTGGGGCGACTTCCCCAACGCGCAGACGCAGGACCAGGTGGCGCGGGGCATCAGGCTGCCGCTGAACGCGGTCGCGCAGAAGGTGTGGAACCCGGTGCGGCCGAAGCTGAGCTGGACCGGTTTCAAGGCCTTGGCGGGCCGGGTGGGCACGGGCTGA
- a CDS encoding 2-oxo-4-hydroxy-4-carboxy-5-ureidoimidazoline decarboxylase — MSSASHAGPRDDLHRFNAAPAGDAEAALLTCCGNRRWAQRLAAHRPYPDLDALFAAADEASYDLSHADLTEALAAESSPGPLHSAPPAARTALRAAHAAYESSFGHAFVISLDGYAPEERLDQVLSGIRTRLSHDPDHERAVSADELRRLVRSRIAALIARPRESSENVHTVSNKSDCPDSPSVAV, encoded by the coding sequence CTGTCCAGCGCATCCCACGCCGGCCCCCGCGACGACCTCCACCGGTTCAACGCCGCCCCGGCCGGTGACGCCGAAGCCGCCCTGCTCACCTGCTGCGGAAACCGCCGGTGGGCCCAGCGGCTCGCCGCCCACCGCCCCTACCCGGACCTCGACGCCCTGTTCGCGGCGGCCGACGAGGCCAGTTACGACCTCTCGCACGCCGACCTGACAGAGGCGCTCGCCGCCGAGTCGTCGCCCGGCCCGCTCCACAGCGCGCCCCCGGCCGCCCGCACCGCCCTGCGCGCCGCACACGCCGCGTACGAGAGCAGCTTCGGGCACGCGTTTGTCATCAGCCTCGACGGTTACGCCCCCGAGGAGCGGCTCGACCAGGTGCTGAGCGGGATCCGTACGCGCCTGTCCCACGACCCCGACCACGAACGGGCCGTGTCGGCCGATGAATTGCGCCGGCTCGTACGGTCCCGAATTGCCGCACTGATCGCCCGGCCCCGGGAATCCAGCGAGAATGTGCATACAGTATCCAATAAATCCGACTGCCCCGATAGCCCGTCCGTGGCGGTTTGA
- the sdhC gene encoding succinate dehydrogenase, cytochrome b556 subunit codes for MPAGTLYRGREGMWSWVAHRVTGVLIFFFLFVHVLDTSLVRVSPEAYDDVVATYKNPVVALLEYGLVAAILFHALNGLRVIAVDFWSKGPRYQKQMLWTAVGIWVVLMVGALYPVLGHAVREVFGSATHVS; via the coding sequence GTGCCGGCTGGAACGCTGTACCGCGGCCGGGAAGGAATGTGGTCCTGGGTGGCTCATCGAGTCACCGGCGTCCTCATCTTCTTCTTCCTGTTCGTACACGTGCTGGACACCTCGCTCGTCCGCGTCTCCCCGGAGGCGTACGACGACGTCGTGGCCACCTATAAGAACCCGGTCGTCGCGCTGCTCGAGTACGGCCTCGTGGCCGCCATTCTCTTCCACGCGCTCAACGGCCTGCGCGTCATCGCCGTGGACTTCTGGTCCAAGGGCCCCCGTTACCAGAAGCAGATGCTCTGGACCGCCGTCGGCATCTGGGTGGTCCTGATGGTGGGCGCCCTCTATCCCGTGCTCGGCCATGCCGTACGCGAAGTCTTCGGGAGTGCCACCCATGTCAGCTGA
- a CDS encoding succinate dehydrogenase hydrophobic membrane anchor subunit, with product MSADTTTSISPVEGASLYDADNPAPLIEAPRKRTGKTPKSTRGNFEMAAWLFMRLSGVVLVVLVIGHLIIQLVLDGGVTKIGFAFVAGRWASPFWQIWDLLMLWLAMLHGGNGLRTVINDYAERTTTRLWLKGLLYTATVFTIFLGSLVIFTFDPNIR from the coding sequence ATGTCAGCTGACACCACCACCTCGATCAGTCCCGTCGAGGGCGCGAGCCTGTACGACGCCGACAACCCGGCGCCGCTCATCGAGGCCCCGCGCAAGCGCACCGGGAAGACCCCGAAGTCGACCCGCGGCAACTTCGAGATGGCCGCGTGGCTCTTCATGCGGCTGTCCGGCGTCGTGCTGGTCGTCCTGGTCATCGGCCACCTGATCATCCAGCTCGTCCTGGACGGCGGGGTGACCAAGATCGGCTTCGCGTTCGTCGCCGGCCGCTGGGCGTCCCCGTTCTGGCAGATCTGGGACCTGCTGATGCTGTGGCTGGCGATGCTGCACGGCGGGAACGGCCTGCGCACCGTCATCAACGACTACGCGGAGCGCACGACCACGCGCCTGTGGCTCAAGGGCCTCCTGTACACCGCGACGGTGTTCACCATCTTCCTCGGCTCGCTGGTGATCTTCACCTTCGACCCGAACATCCGTTAA
- the sdhA gene encoding succinate dehydrogenase flavoprotein subunit: MKIHKYDTVIVGAGGAGMRAAIESTKRSRTAVLTKLYPTRSHTGAAQGGMAAALANVEEDNWEWHTFDTIKGGDYLVDQDAAEILAKEAIDAVLDLEKMGLPFNRTPDGTIDQRRFGGHSRNHGEAPVRRSCYAADRTGHMILQTLYQNCVKEGVEFFNEFYVLDQLMAEIDGVKVSAGVVAFELATGEIHIFQAKSVIYASGGTGKFFKVTSNAHTLTGDGQAACYRRGLPLEDMEFFQFHPTGIWRMGILLTEGARGEGGILRNKDGERFMEKYAPVMKDLASRDVVSRSIYTEIREGRGCGPEGDHVYLDLTHLPPEQLDAKLPDITEFARTYLGIEPYTDPIPIQPTAHYAMGGIPTNVQGEVLADNTTVVPGLYAAGEVACVSVHGANRLGTNSLLDINVFGKRSGIAAAEYAAKHDFVDLPDNPAEFVANRVEHLRNSTGKERVAALRLELQETMDANVMVFRTEQTIKTAVEKIGELRERYLNVSIQDKGKRFNTDLLEAIELGNLLDLAEVMAVSALARKESRGGHYREDYPNRDDVNFMRHTMAYREVGDDGNESIRLDYKPVVQTRYQPMERKY; this comes from the coding sequence ATGAAGATCCATAAGTACGACACCGTCATCGTCGGCGCCGGTGGCGCCGGTATGCGCGCGGCCATCGAGTCGACCAAGCGCAGCCGTACCGCCGTGCTGACGAAGCTCTACCCCACCCGCTCCCACACGGGCGCGGCGCAGGGCGGCATGGCCGCCGCGCTCGCCAACGTGGAGGAGGACAACTGGGAGTGGCACACCTTCGACACGATCAAGGGCGGCGACTACCTGGTCGACCAGGACGCCGCCGAGATCCTGGCGAAGGAGGCCATCGACGCGGTCCTCGACCTGGAGAAGATGGGCCTGCCGTTCAACCGGACGCCCGACGGCACCATCGACCAGCGCCGGTTCGGCGGGCACTCCCGCAACCACGGCGAGGCGCCGGTGCGCCGGTCCTGTTACGCCGCGGACCGTACGGGCCACATGATCCTCCAGACCCTCTACCAGAACTGCGTCAAGGAGGGTGTGGAGTTCTTCAACGAGTTCTACGTCCTCGACCAGCTGATGGCCGAGATCGACGGCGTGAAGGTGTCCGCCGGGGTGGTCGCCTTCGAGCTGGCCACCGGCGAGATCCACATCTTCCAGGCCAAGTCGGTCATCTACGCGTCCGGCGGCACCGGCAAGTTCTTCAAGGTGACGTCCAACGCGCACACCCTGACCGGTGACGGCCAAGCCGCGTGCTACCGGCGCGGACTGCCCCTGGAGGACATGGAGTTCTTCCAGTTCCACCCGACGGGCATCTGGCGCATGGGGATCCTGCTCACGGAGGGCGCCCGCGGTGAGGGCGGCATCCTGCGCAACAAGGACGGCGAGCGCTTCATGGAGAAGTACGCGCCCGTCATGAAGGACCTCGCCTCGCGCGACGTGGTCTCGCGCTCCATCTACACGGAGATCCGCGAGGGGCGCGGCTGCGGGCCCGAGGGCGACCACGTCTACCTCGACCTCACGCACCTGCCGCCGGAGCAGCTGGACGCCAAGCTGCCCGACATCACCGAGTTCGCCCGTACGTACCTGGGCATCGAGCCGTACACGGACCCGATCCCGATCCAGCCGACCGCGCACTACGCCATGGGCGGCATCCCGACCAACGTCCAGGGCGAGGTGCTCGCCGACAACACGACGGTCGTTCCCGGCCTGTACGCGGCCGGCGAGGTCGCGTGTGTGTCGGTGCACGGCGCGAACCGCCTGGGCACCAACTCCCTGCTGGACATCAACGTGTTCGGCAAGCGGTCGGGCATCGCCGCCGCGGAGTACGCCGCGAAGCACGACTTCGTCGACCTGCCCGACAACCCGGCGGAGTTCGTCGCGAACCGGGTCGAGCACCTCCGTAACTCCACCGGCAAGGAGCGGGTCGCCGCGCTGCGCCTGGAGCTCCAGGAGACCATGGACGCGAACGTCATGGTGTTCCGTACGGAGCAGACGATCAAGACGGCGGTCGAGAAGATCGGCGAGCTGCGCGAGCGGTACCTGAACGTGTCCATCCAGGACAAGGGCAAGCGCTTCAACACGGACCTGCTGGAGGCCATCGAGCTGGGCAACCTGCTCGACCTGGCCGAGGTGATGGCGGTCTCCGCGCTCGCCCGCAAGGAGTCCCGCGGCGGTCACTACCGCGAGGACTACCCCAACCGCGACGACGTGAACTTCATGCGCCACACCATGGCGTACCGCGAGGTCGGCGACGACGGCAACGAGTCGATCCGTCTCGACTACAAGCCGGTCGTCCAGACCCGCTACCAGCCGATGGAGCGTAAGTACTGA